One genomic window of Motacilla alba alba isolate MOTALB_02 chromosome 1, Motacilla_alba_V1.0_pri, whole genome shotgun sequence includes the following:
- the GJB2 gene encoding gap junction beta-2 protein yields the protein MDWGTLQSVLGGVNKHSTSIGKIWLTVLFIFRIMILVVAAERVWGDEQQDFVCNTLQPGCRNVCYDHFFPISHIRLWALQLIFVSTPALLVAMHVAYTRHEKKRRFRNGEKIDIEELKNERIHIRGPLWWTYTSSIFFRIIFEAVFMYVFYYMYDGYQMPRLVKCDAWPCPNTVDCFVSRPTEKTTFTIFMLAVSGICMMLNLAELCYLVIKICMKESGKAAVLK from the coding sequence ATGGACTGGGGAACTCTGCAGAGTGTTTTGGGAGGTGTAAATAAGCACTCCACCAGTATCGGGAAGATATGGCTCACAGTCCTCTTCATCTTCCGTATCATGATCCTGGTTGTGGCTGCAGAGAGAGTCTGGGGAGATGAACAACAAGATTTTGTCTGCAACACGcttcagcctggctgcagaaatgtttGCTATGATCACTTTTTCCCCATCTCTCACATCAGACTCTGGGCCCTGCAGCTGATCTTTGTCTCCACACCTGCGCTGCTGGTGGCCATGCATGTGGCTTACACCAGGCACGAGAAGAAAAGGCGGTTCAGAAATGGTGAGAAAATTGATATTGAAGAGCTAAAAAATGAAAGGATTCACATTCGGGGCCCCTTGTGGTGGACATACACCAGCAGCATCTTCTTCAGGATCATCTTTGAAGCCGTCTTCATGTACGTGTTCTATTACATGTACGATGGCTACCAGATGCCCCGCCTGGTGAAGTGCGACGCTTGGCCCTGCCCCAACACTGTGGATTGTTTTGTGTCTCGGCCCACTGAGAAAACCACATTTACCATTTTCATGCTTGCTGTATCTGGGATCTGCATGATGTTGAATCTGGCTGAGTTGTGCTACCTAGTGATAAAGATTTGCATGAAAGAATCTGGGAAAGCAGCGGTTTTGAAATAA